A region of Peromyscus maniculatus bairdii isolate BWxNUB_F1_BW_parent chromosome 7, HU_Pman_BW_mat_3.1, whole genome shotgun sequence DNA encodes the following proteins:
- the LOC102927522 gene encoding prostate and testis expressed protein 4: MAILYSTSSHCLSSNMNPATKISTLLIVTLSLLCSVESLICNVCKHSRNSKCTEGQERCVATRGHSCATISHYSGENHLFSEHSCMANCHEKETPRGRRMTYLMCCSKNLCNAF, encoded by the exons ATGGCCATCCTTTACAGTACCTCAAGCCACTGTCTGTCATCCAACATGAATCCTGCGACAAAAATCAGCACACTGCTCATCGTGACCTTATCTCTTCTCTGCTCCGTGGAGA GTCTGATCTGTAATGTCTGTAAGCACTCAAGAAATTCAAAATGTACTGAAGGCCAAGAGAGATGCGTTGCAACCCGTGGTCATTCATGCGCTACTATATCACACTACTCCG GAGAAAACCATCTGTTCTCAGAACACTCATGTATGGCTAACTGCCATGAAAAGGAGACCCCGAGAGGAAGGAGAATGACTTATTTAATGTGCTGTTCCAAAAACTTGTGTAATGCTTTCTAG
- the Pate3 gene encoding prostate and testis expressed protein 3 produces the protein MNRHLLLLFSLFCLVVEATSLKCVTCHLRTPADHCRRGFGVCHAQKYESCMSLRIYSNNTLQISYMVCQRFCKDLTYNFNNRTYIHKCCDDDFCNFRV, from the exons ATGAACAGACACCTCTTGctgctcttctccctcttctgcctcGTTGTGG AAGCAACATCACTGAAGTGTGTCACATGCCACCTTCGCACACCGGCAGACCACTGCAGAAGAGGCTTCGGTGTTTGCCATGCTCAGAAGTACGAATCATGCATGAGCCTAAGGATCTACTCCA ATAACACTCTCCAAATATCATACATGGTGTGTCAGAGATTCTGCAAGGACTTGACATACAACTTCAACAATCGGACTTACATCCATAAATGTTGTGATGACGATTTTTGTAACTTCAGAGTCTAA